In Streptomyces sp. KMM 9044, one DNA window encodes the following:
- a CDS encoding AfsR/SARP family transcriptional regulator — MDIKVLGALSVRENGVSVLPTAPKPRQVLGLLAIHADQVVPVSVLVDELWSATPPRSARTTLQTYILQLRELIGTALASAENEQCTAKDILTTVPGGYRLETRGGTVDYREFERRAGVGYRAMDTEDYAGAVRQLADALSLWQGPALADIRAGNQIEMEARRWEEARLCALTQRLDADLRLGRHRELLPELTVLVSQHRTHESLHSQFMLALHRAGRSSEALDVYQRLRTTLVTELGLEPSAPLSRLQRSILTTRPDEAASVPATSGSDRLVGRAN; from the coding sequence GTGGACATCAAGGTGCTGGGCGCGCTGTCGGTGCGCGAGAACGGGGTGTCCGTCCTGCCGACGGCACCCAAGCCACGGCAGGTGCTGGGCCTACTGGCCATCCACGCCGACCAGGTGGTCCCGGTGTCCGTCCTGGTCGACGAACTGTGGAGCGCCACCCCACCACGCAGTGCCCGCACCACGCTGCAGACATACATCCTGCAGCTGCGCGAGCTGATAGGCACCGCACTGGCTTCCGCCGAGAACGAGCAGTGCACGGCCAAGGACATCCTTACCACCGTTCCCGGCGGTTACCGCCTGGAGACACGGGGCGGCACCGTCGACTACCGGGAATTCGAGCGCCGCGCCGGAGTCGGTTACCGGGCCATGGACACGGAGGACTACGCGGGCGCGGTCCGTCAACTGGCCGATGCCCTGTCACTGTGGCAGGGGCCGGCCCTGGCCGACATCCGGGCCGGCAACCAGATCGAGATGGAGGCCAGGCGGTGGGAGGAGGCCAGGCTGTGCGCGCTCACCCAGCGCCTCGACGCCGACCTGCGCCTGGGGCGGCACCGGGAGCTGCTCCCGGAACTGACGGTCCTTGTTTCCCAGCATCGGACGCACGAGAGCCTGCACAGCCAGTTCATGCTGGCGCTGCACCGTGCGGGCCGGAGCAGTGAGGCCCTCGACGTCTACCAACGACTGCGCACCACGCTCGTCACGGAGCTGGGCTTGGAGCCCTCGGCGCCGCTCAGCCGGCTGCAGCGCTCCATTCTGACGACCCGACCCGACGAAGCGGCCTCCGTCCCCGCAACGAGCGGCAGCGACCGGCTCGTCGGCCGGGCGAACTGA
- a CDS encoding AfsR/SARP family transcriptional regulator: MNIKVLGALHAEVKGVSIVPTARKPRQILALLALRPGRVVPVSTLTEEIWGADQPQSSLTALQTYILQLRRMLRTAMGPEAAGSAKDMLATRYGGYLLQISPQAVDVYRYDRLVAEGQRAFESGDDARTASLLREALALWEGPPLADVQVGAVLELEVMRLEQSRLVTSERRIDAELRLGRHTELVAGLTDLIARHPQHEGLHAQAMVALYRSGRRANALNVYRRLRQRLDHELGVEPSPQLQRMYQAMLSVDPRLDIVADSRGTSTFDLYATRR; encoded by the coding sequence ATGAACATAAAGGTGCTGGGTGCACTGCATGCCGAAGTGAAAGGAGTCTCCATCGTCCCGACCGCGCGGAAACCCCGCCAGATCCTGGCACTGCTCGCGCTCCGTCCCGGTCGGGTCGTGCCGGTGTCCACTCTCACGGAGGAGATCTGGGGCGCCGATCAGCCGCAGAGCTCGCTGACCGCGCTCCAGACGTACATCCTCCAACTGCGCCGCATGCTGCGCACCGCCATGGGCCCCGAGGCGGCCGGCTCGGCCAAGGACATGCTCGCCACCCGCTACGGGGGCTACCTGCTGCAGATCTCCCCCCAGGCGGTCGACGTGTACCGGTACGACCGCCTGGTGGCCGAGGGCCAGCGTGCGTTCGAGAGCGGCGACGACGCACGTACAGCCTCGTTACTGCGAGAGGCGCTCGCCCTGTGGGAGGGCCCCCCGCTGGCCGATGTCCAGGTCGGAGCGGTCCTCGAGCTCGAGGTGATGCGGCTGGAGCAGTCCCGTCTGGTCACGAGTGAGCGCCGGATCGACGCCGAGCTCCGGCTGGGGCGGCACACCGAACTCGTCGCCGGACTGACCGACCTGATAGCCCGGCACCCCCAGCACGAGGGTCTGCACGCGCAGGCCATGGTGGCGCTGTACCGGTCCGGCCGTCGGGCGAACGCACTGAACGTCTACCGCCGGCTGCGCCAGCGGCTCGATCACGAACTGGGTGTGGAGCCCTCGCCGCAGTTGCAGCGGATGTACCAGGCGATGCTCTCCGTCGACCCGCGTCTTGACATCGTTGCTGACTCACGGGGGACATCGACCTTCGACCTGTACGCCACCCGGAGATGA
- a CDS encoding AfsR/SARP family transcriptional regulator: protein MQIYDDRTDLRIVPAGAKQRALLGALVGKAGQVVPSDRLVDELWGEQPPANAANALQAHVARLRRLLPVTVGPGKRRHEWLVTRPTGYVLRLNGIETDAQRFARMVAEGRALIPVGPAGAADVLREALALWRGAALEGSGRGAICSAEASMLEESKLVAMEALYDACLRAGRGEEITGELEELTIAHPLRERFYELLVTALHRCGRQAEALITYERARHRLRHDLGIAPGPALRGRMEAILHGREGADAEADPVGGAPYAHDDTDVRMLRDEIASLRRRVERLSQEQRDLGGRLDRLMAQEAPSL, encoded by the coding sequence GTGCAGATCTACGATGACCGCACCGACCTGCGGATCGTGCCCGCGGGCGCCAAGCAACGTGCCTTGCTCGGGGCTCTCGTGGGGAAGGCCGGCCAGGTGGTGCCCTCCGACCGCCTCGTCGACGAACTGTGGGGCGAACAGCCACCGGCCAATGCGGCCAATGCCCTGCAGGCCCATGTGGCCCGCCTGCGGCGGCTGTTGCCGGTGACCGTCGGACCGGGGAAGCGGCGGCACGAGTGGCTGGTGACCCGGCCCACGGGGTACGTACTGCGTCTGAACGGGATCGAGACCGATGCGCAGCGCTTCGCGCGCATGGTCGCCGAAGGCCGGGCGCTGATTCCCGTCGGTCCCGCCGGCGCGGCCGATGTCCTGCGCGAGGCCCTCGCCCTGTGGCGGGGAGCGGCCCTGGAGGGCAGCGGGCGCGGCGCCATCTGTTCGGCGGAGGCCTCGATGCTGGAGGAGAGCAAGCTCGTCGCCATGGAGGCCCTGTACGACGCGTGCCTGCGCGCAGGCCGTGGGGAGGAGATCACCGGCGAACTGGAGGAGCTGACGATCGCCCATCCGCTGCGGGAGCGGTTCTACGAGCTGCTGGTGACCGCGCTGCACCGGTGCGGTCGGCAGGCGGAGGCCCTGATCACGTACGAACGGGCGCGTCACAGGCTCCGGCACGACCTGGGCATTGCCCCGGGGCCGGCACTGCGCGGCCGTATGGAGGCGATCCTGCACGGCAGGGAGGGGGCGGACGCGGAGGCTGACCCCGTAGGGGGAGCACCGTACGCGCACGACGACACCGACGTACGGATGCTGCGTGACGAGATCGCCTCGCTGCGCCGTCGCGTTGAGCGGCTCTCCCAGGAACAGCGAGACCTGGGCGGGCGGCTCGACCGGCTCATGGCGCAGGAAGCGCCGAGTCTTTAG
- a CDS encoding condensation domain-containing protein, producing MARPQYDALLDSCTDRHTGRYVEQVWWYWHGPLDTQRFTAAWQSVADREVILRAAFEREPQPRVVFHNEVRAEVVRHPAGTVDRDELLARDRLRGFDLGRPGPLRVTLVDVGEDARPAAPRGAAEVTWVLLTFHHGLLDARSVFVLLDEFSRAYLEGGVLPGGERRPDLRDWAHWLEHQDTAPAQDFFNRIAPDGPPVVQPALPGPRTRQSGCGRADTRLVASEADRLHRWAAAWGLPDSSALHAVWALLLYRAADATGPAPVGFGVTVSGRGIALDAVDRLVGPLRSCLPMTVRVDPAQPVIRLLETLRDQALDLAAYEWVCMEQVHEWTGPPAPGRLLDSLVSVETTSRPLADLRARLADAGVRFGEQYASGAHSLLLAALLARPATDGSLTLSAVHDRARLSDADAGILVDQCARLLRHLPSIGETETVTEVLTVLGGDEPPRAAPPQHGTGS from the coding sequence GTGGCCCGGCCGCAGTACGACGCGTTGCTCGACTCCTGCACGGACCGACACACCGGACGGTACGTGGAGCAGGTCTGGTGGTACTGGCACGGACCGCTGGACACCCAGCGGTTCACCGCAGCCTGGCAGTCCGTCGCCGACCGGGAGGTGATCCTGCGCGCCGCCTTCGAACGGGAACCTCAACCGCGCGTCGTCTTCCACAACGAGGTCCGTGCGGAGGTCGTGCGGCATCCGGCGGGTACCGTCGACCGGGACGAGCTCCTGGCACGCGACCGGCTGCGCGGCTTCGACCTGGGCCGCCCCGGCCCATTGCGTGTCACCCTCGTCGATGTCGGCGAGGACGCACGCCCGGCGGCCCCGCGCGGCGCCGCGGAGGTCACCTGGGTTCTGCTCACCTTCCACCACGGGCTGCTGGACGCCCGGAGCGTGTTCGTACTGCTGGACGAGTTCAGCCGGGCCTACCTCGAAGGCGGCGTGCTGCCGGGCGGCGAACGCCGGCCGGACCTCCGCGACTGGGCACACTGGCTGGAGCATCAGGACACCGCCCCGGCGCAGGACTTCTTCAACCGGATCGCACCCGACGGACCGCCCGTCGTGCAGCCCGCTCTGCCCGGACCCCGGACCCGGCAGAGCGGATGCGGCCGGGCCGATACCCGGCTGGTTGCCTCCGAGGCGGACCGGCTGCACCGGTGGGCGGCCGCGTGGGGCCTGCCGGACTCCAGCGCTCTGCACGCCGTGTGGGCGCTGCTGCTGTACCGGGCGGCGGACGCCACCGGTCCTGCCCCGGTGGGCTTCGGCGTCACTGTTTCCGGGCGCGGCATCGCCCTGGACGCCGTCGACCGGCTGGTCGGGCCGCTGCGCAGCTGCCTGCCGATGACCGTGCGGGTCGACCCGGCCCAGCCGGTGATCCGGCTCCTGGAGACCCTGCGCGACCAAGCACTGGACCTGGCCGCTTACGAGTGGGTCTGCATGGAACAGGTCCACGAGTGGACCGGCCCCCCGGCGCCAGGACGGCTGCTGGACAGCCTGGTCTCCGTGGAGACCACCTCGCGGCCGCTCGCCGATCTGCGGGCCCGGCTCGCCGATGCCGGTGTCCGGTTCGGGGAGCAGTACGCCAGCGGCGCGCACAGCCTCCTGCTCGCCGCCCTGCTCGCCCGGCCCGCCACCGACGGTTCGCTGACCCTCTCGGCCGTTCACGACCGGGCCCGGCTCTCCGACGCCGATGCGGGCATACTGGTCGACCAGTGTGCCCGCCTGTTGCGCCATCTGCCCTCCATCGGGGAGACCGAGACCGTCACCGAAGTGCTGACCGTGCTCGGTGGGGACGAACCGCCCCGTGCCGCACCGCCGCAGCACGGCACGGGGAGCTGA